The following proteins come from a genomic window of Coffea arabica cultivar ET-39 chromosome 11c, Coffea Arabica ET-39 HiFi, whole genome shotgun sequence:
- the LOC140016481 gene encoding uncharacterized protein gives MILSEFYIIFTMQKVIKGQAITDHLAENPKEDDYQPLHTYFPDKEVLFIGTMEDMNEKCSELRLFFDGASNSFGADIGAVLVSPEGKHYPGSAKLRFPCPNNMAEYEACIFGLKMALEMEVKDFLVFSDSDLLVHQTLKEWITRDSKILPYHCSLLVLANKFRSLEFWHIPHVRNVFADALATLSSMIQHPNELIIEPIQIHLQEKPAHCLVVEKSPDGRSWYSDIKKFFKTGSYPLGTDTTAKSFLGRLSSKFFLNGEMVYKRTSDLGLLRCVDEGNASNINSMEMLCALPPQNYTWVEAESYKHVTKKVVTDFLRKHIVCRFGVPEILITDNAKNLNNDMVDGLLQMNGAVEVANKNLKKIIHKMTERHRDWHEKLPYALMAYRTAIRTSTGATPYM, from the exons ATGATTCTTTCAGAATTCTACATCATTTTCACCATGCAAAAAGTCATCAAGGGGCAGGCCATAACAGATCACCTGGCTGAGAATCCGAAAGAAGATGATTATCAGCCACTTCATACTTATTTTCCAGATAAGGAGGTCCTGTTCATTGGTACAATGgaagacatgaatgaaaaatgtTCTGAATTGAGGCTATTCTTTGATGGTGCATCAAATTCCTTTGGAGCCGATATTGGAGCTGTTCTAGTATCGCCAGAAGGGAAGCATTATCCTGGTTCCGCTAAACTACGATTTCCTTGTCCTAATAACATGGCCGAATATGAGGCTTGtatttttgggttaaaaatggCATTGGAAATGGAGGTTAAGGATTTTCTAGTGTTCAGCGATTCCGATTTGCTTGTACATCAGACTCTCAAGGAGTGGATCACTCGGGATTCAAAGATCTTGCCCTATCATTGCAGTTTATTGGTGTTGGCAAACAAGTTTAGGAGTTTGGAGTTCTGGCATATTCCACATGTCAGAAATGTCTTTGCCGATGCTTTGGCCACTTTATCTTCAATGATTCAACATCCAAACGAGTTGATAATCGAACCTATCCAAATTCATCTACAAGAAAAACCTGCTCATTGCCTAGTTGTGGAAAAATCTCCCGATGGCCGTTCCTGGTACAGCGATATCAAGAAATTTTTCAAAACGGGGTCCTATCCTCTAGGGACCGATACGACTGCTAAAAGCTTCTTGGGCAGATTATCATCcaaatttttcttgaatggagagatggtatacaaaaGGACGTCAGACTTGGGCCTTCTGAGATGTGTTGATGAAG GAAATGCATCAAATATCAATAGCATGGAGATGTTATGTGCACTCCCCCCACAGAATTACACA TGGGTTGAAGCTGAGTCTTACAAGCATGTGACTAAGAAGGTGGTGACCGATTTTCTGCGGAAACATATCGTTTGTCGATTTGGTGTGCCTGAGATATTAATCACCGACAATGCTAAGAATCTTaacaatgacatggtggatGGATT GCtacagatgaatggagctgtggAGGTCGCAAATAAGAACTTGAAAAAGATAATTCATAAGATGACCGAAAGACATCGTGATTGGCATGAGAAGCTCCCCTATGCACTAATGGCGTATAGAACAGCTATTCGGACTTCTACTGGGGCAACGCCCTACATGTga